One Bacteroidales bacterium genomic window, GGATAAACGCACTCATCAATCAGGGCCTGGCTTGTTCTTGTAGTAACTTTATAGGTCCTGCCTGCGGAAGAAGTGGTTTCATAATTGAAATCCCAGCCTAACACCATAACACGGGTACCTAATCCGTTGATTTTGCGAATAAGGGGAACATAATCGGTATCTCCGGCAATCAGAACTACAACATCAAATTTTTTCAATGTAGTAAGTTCATATGTTTCCAGTGAAAACCAAACATCTATTCCTTTTTCCTCTGCTTCACCGGTACGTGAATCAACCAAAAGAGGGTAATTGTGTGTTACAATGCCTTCATACATAAAAATGTCATCAATCCTGCGCTCATTCGTCATTTGAGTGAGGCGGTATGTGTCGTCAGGGTACTTTTTCTCGAGCTGACTAGTAGAATATCGGCCTCTAAACCAATGGATTTCTACTACCTGGCAGTATCTTTTATCGCAGCCTTCAAGCTTAGATACTTCATCGCGCAGAAATTCTGCCAGCCCGTTGAAATTAATAGTGCTTTTCCTTTCGTGATGATAACGATAATAGGAATTTACTTTCAGAAAGAAAGTTCCATCGATAAACATCGCGACTTTTTTAATTTTCTCTTCCATGGATTATTTGTAAATTAAAATTAGTTGCAAAACACTGCACCTACGAACAAAACAATAAAGGGTTTGAATATGTTCGCCCACCAGACGCAAAGTGTTTAAAATACATATAACTAGACGTTGAATTAATGCAGATGTAATTAAAATAATAAATGAACTCTAGAAACATTTAATTCAAACTGAGTACAAATATATGACAACTATTCAATAACTAATATTTTTTAGTAATTATTGTGAGGACAATTTGATGATTTCCTTATTTCATGATTCTTAATATGTTAACATTGGAATCCTATTTATAGGCTATTTGAATAATTTAGAAATGGGTAAGGATTTAGAGTTATTATACACGTTTCTAATGCTAAAACTAAAATAGGGTCATTCCCTTTTTAATCTCTCTGTTTTCTTGTTTTAGATATGGGTTGTTAACTTGTGAACAATTTCTTAACATATATATTGTGTTACTTCATATTTCCTACATTTGACGCATTAAATCGGTGTTTTATCCATGAAAATACTACTTGAAAATTAAAAGACTAACTCTTTCTGGAAGATTGAATTTTCTAATCATAAAGTCATCCTGGTGGGGGAAATGACTTATAAGAATCAAAATATTGACAGATGAAAGAATCCTTTGATCCTATTAAAAATTACGAATCAACCCGTATAGAAACCGGATTTGTACCACGACAGCAAGCAACCCAGGAAACCTATGACCGGATTGGGTTCATGTCGGGTCTTGAAGTACACCAGCAGCTGAATACCTCAGAGAAATTGTTTTGTCGCTGCCCGGCAGGGGTGTATCAGAAACCTGATCAATTTGATGCAGAAGTGATCAGGCATATGCGACCAACCTTAAGTGAATTGGGTGAGTATGACGGAACGGCATTGATGGAATTTAAGACAAGGAAAAATATTGTCTATCGTTTGAAAAATGAGACTACATGTACTTATGAAGTGGATGACACCCCACCTTTTGGCTTAAATCGAGAGGCTCTTGCCATTGCAATTGAAATTTCGCTTGTTTCAAAGCTGAATATTGTCGGTGAAGTGCATATTACCAGGAAGCAATACCTGGATGGAAGTATCCCAACCGGCTTTCAAAGGACTGCTATTATTGGAGTAGAGGGTGAGATTCCATTAAAGAACAAAAAAATACGACTGATTCAATTAAGCCTTGAGGAGGATTCCTGCAGGGAAGTCAGTGATATAGGTCATACCCGTGTTTACCGCACGGATAGGCTGGGTATGCCTTTAATTGAAACAGTGACCTATCCGGACATGGTAAATCCGGAAGAGGTAAAAGAAGCCTGTGATTATATACGTTTTCTGAACAGAAGTACAGGGAAAGTCCGGACTGGCATAGGGGCAGGGCGTCAAGATGTGAATGTGAGTTGCCGGGGTGGATCGAGGGTGGAAATTAAAGGAGTTGCTCATACAAAATGGATACCGGCTTTAACCCATATTGAATGTTTCAGGCAATGGTCTTTACTGGCTATCAGGGAGAAGTTACTTGCCAGAGTTTCAGATCCTTCAACCTGGAAGATCAGGTATGAATACTTTGATTATGACCTTTTGAAAACTAATTATGATCCTATTCGTAAGACGAAAGAGAATAAGTACAAGTTAGCAGCTATCGTATTGCCAAAATTCAAGGGTATTCTTTCTCATTTTACTCAACCTGGAAAGATGTTCGCAGATGAACTAAGTGAACGGTTGAAAGTAATTGCCTGTATTGAAAAGCCTCATATGGCTCATTCCGAAGAATTACAGCCCGTCCTGAGTTCCTGTGACTGGGATAAATTGATTCATTTTATAAAGCCATCCGATGATGATGCTGTATTAATCATATGGGGGCCGGCAGAAGATATGCCTACTGCTCTGGATGTAATCGAAGAAAGATGTATTATGGCTTTTAAAGGGGTTCCGAATGAAACAAGGAAATCGTTTGAGAATGGATCAACAATTTTTGAAAGAGTACTGCCTGGTGCCGACAGAATGTATCCGGATACTGATTCTGCTCCCATTCCATTAGAAAATAGTTTCATCGAAAGTCTTGGACAGAATATTCCAAAGGAAATTATTGACAGATACCATCAACTGATGGAATGGAAAATTCCGGAAGATACTCATACTTATATTTTTAAGAAGAATCTATATCCACTCATTGAAAGGATTATCCTTGAGTTGGAAATTGATCCTTCCTTTGTTGGCAAACTCTTCGGCCATTCACTGAAATGGGTGGAAGGCCACTTCAAGCCGGCAGCTGAATTCGACTATAAAGTAATTTATGCCTTATTAAGGTTCCTTAAAAAGGAAAGCCACGATTATTCAATTGCCAAACGAATGCTGCCACTGGTTTATCAGTATCCAAAGATGGATTTTGATTCAGTATTGACAAGTATCAAATTCAAAAAGGTTACCAGGGAGCAGGTTCTTTCACAAGTACCTTTCCTGAAGAAGAAATTTGCTGAAATCAGGATTTCAAAGGGTGATCACGTGGAGAATAACTGGATCATCGGACAAATAAGGAAGAGTGCCGAAGGGAATATGTCTCTTTCAGTAATTGCAGCAGAAATTAAAGAGATGAAATAATTATTTAGGATTCAAGGATATGACAGAAGATATTTTCCAGGGATACAAAGGACTGGCACTTGACGTGCTCAAACAGTTCAATGTCAGGGTATGGAGCCAATGTACAGTTGAAACTTCCAGGGGGACCTTTGTGGGAACAATTCTTCCCAGGGCAGAGAATGACGATGACAAACATATCGTCATGAAAATTCCCACCGGTTATAATGTGGGACTGGATATAGAAACTATCCATTCCATGAAGGAAACCGGTTATAAAAAGGCTAATTATAAGATTCCGGAAAAGGAATTTCCATACACCCAGGGATTACCCAAAGTGAAATTAATCGGAACAGGAGGCACCATCGCATCTCGTCTCGATTACAGGACAGGAGCAGTAATTCCTGCTTTCTCACCTGGTGAATTATATGGGGCTGTTCCTGAACTCGCCAGTATCTGTAACCTTACCACAGAGAAGATTTTTGCTGTATTCAGCGAAAATATGGCACCTGATAATTATAAAAAGCTGGCGGTTGCTATCGGAAAAGAAATTGAAGCAGGAGTAGAGGGGATTGTCATCGGACACGGAACAGATACCCTTCATCACACTGCTGCAGCGCTTACCTTCATGGTTCAAAACTCCCCTGTCCCCATTGTTCTTGTTGGATCACAGCGCTCGAGTGACAGGCCCAGTTCTGATGCCGCCTTAAACCTGATGCATGCTTGTACGGCAGCTGGACATGGGGATATTGCAGAAGTGATGGTCTGCATGTTCGGGCCTACCTCTGATGAATATGGTTTCCTGCACAGGGGAACACGCGTGAGAAAAATGCATTCCAGTTACAGGTCAACTTTCCGCACAATAGGTGATACACCATTAGCTACCATTACCAGGGCAGGTGTTGTGCCAATTAAACCAATTTATAACCACCGCCGGAAAGATCGTAAGGCTAAAATTCTTCCTTATTTTGAAGAAAAGGTTGCCATTGTATATTATTACCCGAATATGCAGCCAGATATCATAGATTCATTGGTCCAAAACGGGTATAAAGGAATTGTTATCGCAGGTACAGGCCTGGGACATGTTAATAAGCCAATCTACCCTGCAATAGAGCGAGCTTCGAAAGCAGGTGTCGCTATTTATATGACTGTTCAGACTCTTTGGGGTTATGTTCATATGTTTGTGTATGACACAGGTCGCGATCTCATGGCTAAAGGCATTATCCCTGCTGAAAATATGTTGCCTGAAGTTGCTTATATAAAACTTGGTTGGGCATTAGGCCAGACAAACGATCTTGAAGAAGTTAAAAGACTGATGCTAACTCCTATCAATGATGAGATAACTCCACGTGAACCCTATAATGGATATCTTGTTTACCAGGGCGGAGTGAAGGAAGTAGAGGATTTTATCAAAAGGGTAAGGAAGTAATTTGATCGTAGCTTTATAATTAGTATTATGTGGAACCATCAATTTCCCGGCAGGAATTTGAAAGATCTTTAATCATGATTAATTGATACATTCCCGATGCCACTTGTAAGAATTGAAATTGAGAAAGGATTTGATTCCGCTTATAGAAAAGCATTGCTTAATGCGGTTCACAATGCTCTTGTACAATGTATCGGTATTCCTGATCATGATCGGAGGCAAAGACTGATTGAATATGAAGCAGAGAATTTTGAACATTCCGGTCGCAGCCAACAGTATACCATCATTGAAATAACCATGTTTAAAGGCCGGTCATTTGAAGCAAAGAAAGCATTATACCGGGCTATTGTTGATCAATTAACTCTCAACCCGGGGATTCCGGGGAATGATATTACTATCGTTATTTTTGAACCAGAACTTGAGAATTGGGGTATCAGGGGTGGATTTCCTGCTAATGAAATAGACCTGGGATTTAATATTTTAGTTTAATTATTATTTTATTATTGAATTGGTATTACATCTTGATTGAATCCGGATTAAATATGAATTAAATAACATATTTGATTTCATTGTTAAGATGATTTCAGAATCATTACCTTATTGTAATTATTATTCAAACTCTTATTAACCAATATTTTAATCATGAGAAAATACCTGATTTTTTTCCTGGTTCTGATGATGGCTGCGGGAGCCTTGGCGCAGATGGTCAAGCCTTTTGCTGTTAATTCAACCGGAGGGACTGCCATTATCAGTGGAAATGTGTATGATTGGTCATTTGCTGAGATGGCTTTGACCGAAACCAGTGTTTCCCCAAACATGATTGTAACAGCGGGTTTGTTACAACCTATTGATCCAAATGTTGAGGTACCGGAGCTTCTGGAAACCACGATTTATCTGAATGTTTATCCCAATCCTACAGCTGACCAACTTTACCTGGAAAGTAATTTGAAAGAAGCCGGTCAATTGATGATTCAAATGTATGACCTTACCGGGCGCTTGATAAAAGATCAAACAACAGAAATGGAAGCAGGGAATCAACTGGAAACCATTGC contains:
- a CDS encoding T9SS type A sorting domain-containing protein — encoded protein: MRKYLIFFLVLMMAAGALAQMVKPFAVNSTGGTAIISGNVYDWSFAEMALTETSVSPNMIVTAGLLQPIDPNVEVPELLETTIYLNVYPNPTADQLYLESNLKEAGQLMIQMYDLTGRLIKDQTTEMEAGNQLETIAMDQCTPGEYLLRVLFLSVKPDSRYQQTFKIQKVQ
- a CDS encoding tautomerase family protein, with the translated sequence MPLVRIEIEKGFDSAYRKALLNAVHNALVQCIGIPDHDRRQRLIEYEAENFEHSGRSQQYTIIEITMFKGRSFEAKKALYRAIVDQLTLNPGIPGNDITIVIFEPELENWGIRGGFPANEIDLGFNILV
- the gatE gene encoding Glu-tRNA(Gln) amidotransferase subunit GatE is translated as MKESFDPIKNYESTRIETGFVPRQQATQETYDRIGFMSGLEVHQQLNTSEKLFCRCPAGVYQKPDQFDAEVIRHMRPTLSELGEYDGTALMEFKTRKNIVYRLKNETTCTYEVDDTPPFGLNREALAIAIEISLVSKLNIVGEVHITRKQYLDGSIPTGFQRTAIIGVEGEIPLKNKKIRLIQLSLEEDSCREVSDIGHTRVYRTDRLGMPLIETVTYPDMVNPEEVKEACDYIRFLNRSTGKVRTGIGAGRQDVNVSCRGGSRVEIKGVAHTKWIPALTHIECFRQWSLLAIREKLLARVSDPSTWKIRYEYFDYDLLKTNYDPIRKTKENKYKLAAIVLPKFKGILSHFTQPGKMFADELSERLKVIACIEKPHMAHSEELQPVLSSCDWDKLIHFIKPSDDDAVLIIWGPAEDMPTALDVIEERCIMAFKGVPNETRKSFENGSTIFERVLPGADRMYPDTDSAPIPLENSFIESLGQNIPKEIIDRYHQLMEWKIPEDTHTYIFKKNLYPLIERIILELEIDPSFVGKLFGHSLKWVEGHFKPAAEFDYKVIYALLRFLKKESHDYSIAKRMLPLVYQYPKMDFDSVLTSIKFKKVTREQVLSQVPFLKKKFAEIRISKGDHVENNWIIGQIRKSAEGNMSLSVIAAEIKEMK
- the gatD gene encoding Glu-tRNA(Gln) amidotransferase subunit GatD — encoded protein: MTEDIFQGYKGLALDVLKQFNVRVWSQCTVETSRGTFVGTILPRAENDDDKHIVMKIPTGYNVGLDIETIHSMKETGYKKANYKIPEKEFPYTQGLPKVKLIGTGGTIASRLDYRTGAVIPAFSPGELYGAVPELASICNLTTEKIFAVFSENMAPDNYKKLAVAIGKEIEAGVEGIVIGHGTDTLHHTAAALTFMVQNSPVPIVLVGSQRSSDRPSSDAALNLMHACTAAGHGDIAEVMVCMFGPTSDEYGFLHRGTRVRKMHSSYRSTFRTIGDTPLATITRAGVVPIKPIYNHRRKDRKAKILPYFEEKVAIVYYYPNMQPDIIDSLVQNGYKGIVIAGTGLGHVNKPIYPAIERASKAGVAIYMTVQTLWGYVHMFVYDTGRDLMAKGIIPAENMLPEVAYIKLGWALGQTNDLEEVKRLMLTPINDEITPREPYNGYLVYQGGVKEVEDFIKRVRK
- a CDS encoding NYN domain-containing protein, translated to MEEKIKKVAMFIDGTFFLKVNSYYRYHHERKSTINFNGLAEFLRDEVSKLEGCDKRYCQVVEIHWFRGRYSTSQLEKKYPDDTYRLTQMTNERRIDDIFMYEGIVTHNYPLLVDSRTGEAEEKGIDVWFSLETYELTTLKKFDVVVLIAGDTDYVPLIRKINGLGTRVMVLGWDFNYETTSSAGRTYKVTTRTSQALIDECVYPIMMDKRIDDRTSKNDPIVNALFNV